One segment of Pyrococcus sp. ST04 DNA contains the following:
- a CDS encoding DUF123 domain-containing protein, translating into MKGSYVLLLYLPADVTIKTKGKTFFLRKGFYAYVGSAMNSLEKRVMRHFKKNKKLHWHIDYLTLYAKPIIAYLIPSDTKIEEELSQLISTLGEVIAGFGSSDLSVKGNLFFFGEYNPKDVIRRLLNRHYQDILEFPTFS; encoded by the coding sequence TTGAAGGGTTCTTATGTTCTTTTACTCTATTTGCCTGCAGATGTTACAATAAAGACCAAGGGAAAAACTTTTTTCCTTAGAAAAGGGTTTTATGCATACGTTGGATCTGCCATGAATTCTCTCGAGAAAAGGGTTATGAGACACTTTAAGAAGAATAAAAAGCTTCATTGGCACATTGATTATTTAACATTGTATGCAAAACCAATTATCGCTTATTTAATACCTTCCGATACAAAAATAGAGGAGGAATTATCTCAATTAATCTCAACTCTTGGGGAAGTTATAGCTGGATTTGGTTCTTCGGATTTGAGTGTGAAAGGAAATTTGTTCTTCTTTGGGGAGTATAACCCGAAGGATGTCATTCGAAGGCTTCTGAACAGGCATTACCAGGATATTCTCGAGTTTCCGACTTTTTCCTGA